AACCGCTCAGTAGAACTGACCGCTCTGATCCACGGCGGCTTCTGGAGAGACACCTATGGCGCCGACCTGATGAAGCCGTTGGCCTGCGACCTGCTGGAGCGGGGCCACCCGGTGGCCAACCTGGAGTATCGACGTCTCGGTGGCCGGCGTGCTGGATCTTCGAAGTGCGGCGTCCCAAGGGGTCGGCGGCGACACCACGCTGGATGCCATCGACGGCGCGTGACCGACTGGATCGACCGGACCGTCGACTGAGCCATCCAGCGCCCCGGTTAACGCCAACCGGTGGGTGGCCGGGTGATGACGCCGGTTCGGCGCTCGGCGTCGCGGAGCCGTTCATAGGGATTGCGTGCAGCACCGGTGGCCCCGCCGGGGTGAACCTCCACATGAAGGTGCGGATAGGCGTATGCCGCGTTGCCGGAACTGCCGACGTTACCCACCGGCCTTCCGGCCCAGACCCGGCCACCCTTGGCAACGCCGGCCGCATAGTTGTTCATGTGGCAATAGAGGTAGTAGCCGCCGTCATCGCCGCTGATTCCCAGGGAATGCCCGCAGCTGGACGAGTACACCCTGGTGGTGATGGTGCCCGACTCGATGGCCACCACCTTCTGTCCCCGAGTGGCCATCACGTCCACACCCTGGTGGCGACGGCTCCCACCTCCCCTGGAGAATCCGTAGTCGTTCTGGTAACGCACCGGGCCAACCACCGGAAACCGATCAAATCCATTGACGGCGTTGGTGGTTGTGACCGCCGAGTGAGGCGCAGCGACGCATCCGGCGGCGCCAAGCGCCACCGCAACAACAAGTCCGGCTGCAACCGAGCGCACGCGCGACGACAGGTCGGGGAAACGGGGAGACAGGTTCATGATCACGTGACAACGACTGATGGCGGGCAGGCACCCACACACGGATCAATCGTTACCTCATCGTCACAATCACCAGCATATCGTCACAATGGGGGGCTTACCGACACCCAACCGTCATACAAGGCAGGATGGCGGAGTGGAGGTCAAGGAGTCACTCCGGCTCGGGCTGGGCGAGCGGCAGCCTGACCTCGAAGCGGGCCCCGCCCAACTCGCTGTCGTCCAACTCCAGCGTGCCGCCGTGGCGAGCAACGATCCGACCGGCCAACGGCAGGCCCAGGCCGGCGCCCCCGCGATCTCGGCTGCGAGCCTCCTCCAACCGACCAAAGCGTTCGAAAACCATGTCCCGCTGTTCGGCGGGGATACCCGGCCCGTCGTCCTCGACCACCATTCGGGCGTAGTCCCCTTCGGTACCCACCGACACCCGCACCGTTTCCGAGGCGTGACGCCCGGCGTTCTCCACCAGGTTGCGCACCACGCTGGCCAACTGACCCGCATCGCCATGCACCCGGGCCGCACTCAAGCCCGACAGGTCCAGCCGCCGGCCCTTGAGGTGCCCAACCTGCTCGAGCACCAACTCGTCCAGATCGACCTCGGTGTCCGGTACCGGGCCGAACGCACCCTCCTCCAGGCGCGCCAGCGTGAACAGATCACCGACCAGGCGGTCCAGCCGTTCGCCCTGGGCCAACACGGTGACGCCGACCGACGACCAGTCGGCGGTGTCGGGATAGGCCAGCGCCGTCTCCACCTGGGCCCGGATTGCGGCGACCGGGCTGCGCAGTTCGTGTCCCGCATCGGACACGAACTGACGCTCCCGCTTCGAACTGGCCTCCAACCGATCCAACATGGCGTTCATGGTGACGGCCAGGTGTGCCACCTCGTCGTCGGTCGGCGGCACCGGCAGCCGCTCGTCGAGTGTCCGGGAGGTGATGTCCCCCACCCGGCGTCGTAGGTCGGCAACCGGCTCCAGGCTTCGACGGGTCATCACCCACGAGCCCATCCCGACGGCCACAAGCAACGACGGAACCACCACCCACAGCGCCAATCGGACCACCGCGACACTGCGGTTGACGTCACTCAGGCTGGTGGCCACCTGCACGATCAGTATGCCTTGTTCAGTCGGCACCCTCTTCGATTTCGTCACGAACTCTGATCGATCCACCTCGCGGGGAAGCTCCCGACCCTGAAGCGCCAGCACCAGTGGGTCCCGCCCCGATTCCGGCACAACCATGCCCGGGGTCGGATACGGCTCGAAGGCCACCGCCGCCAGCGTGTCGCTGGGCCCTACGCCCAAGGGGGTCAAGAGCCTCACCGGAAGCGTCACCGCCTCCGAATTTTGAGCGAGGATCAATTGGGTGACCGATTTGGGCTCCTTCCTCGCAAAGTCCACATAAGCATCCAGCGCAACATCGTTCCTGCGGGCCACCTCGCTCACCAGTGCGCCGCGCAGCCAGAACAGCATCAGCCATGACAGCGCCAGCAACGCCACTGCCGAGGCCACCGTCACGGTGAGGGTCAGGCGACCTCGCACCGACATTCGTGACCAGGCGGTCATGGCCTACCCCCCGGAGGTGTCGGCATGTGCCGGGGGCTTGCCCAGGATGTACCCCGACCCGCGAATCGTGCGCAGATCCTCGCGGTCGAACGGCCGGTCGATCTTGCGCCGCAGGTAGCCCACGTACACCTCGACCACGTTGGGGTCACCGGCGAAATCCTGGCCCCACACCTGCTCCAGCAGCTCGCGCTTGGGCACCGCTTCGCCGGCACGGCGCATCAGCACCTCCAACAACCCGTACTCCCGAGGCGACAGCGAGATGTCGGTTCCATCGCGGCGCACCTTGCGACCCACGGGGTCCAGTTCCAGGTCGCCCACGATCACCGGTGCCAGCGCACCCTCGTTCACCCGACGGGTCAGCGCTCGCAGCCTGGCGATCAACACCACGTAGCTGAAGGGCTTGCGCAGGAAGTCGTCGGCGCCGGTATCGAGCGCCTCGGCCTCGTCGTACTCGCCTTCTTTGGCCGTCAGCATGAGGATTGGCGTCCACACGCCCGCCTCCCGCAGAGATCGGCACACCTGGAAACCGTTCATGCCCGGAAGCAGGATGTCCAACACGATGGCGTCATAGGTGGCCGAACGGGCACGTTCGTAGCCGTCCTTGCCGTCGTTGGTGACGTCGACGTCGAACCCCTCCTCCCTCAATCCGTGGGCAACCGCCGCGGCCAGCTCTACTTCGTCGTCAACTACCAGTACTCGCACCGCACCATTGTTACCCGTCATGGCATTGCCGGCGCGTTCCATCGGGGACCAACCTGAGAACACATCTGTGGCGGCACCTGCGGCGACCGGTCAGTCGTAGGTGGCCTCGACGCCCCAGTGCCCGGCCTCCACGGTGTAGAGCCGGGCCACGCCATCGGCGGTCACCGCCTGGATACGGGCCCGACGGCGTCCTTCGGTGGCGTCCCACCACCGCTCATCGATGGGCCACGGCCCGGCCCACGCTGTGATCTCCAACCGCACGCCACCCACCTCCGCCGCCTGCGGTGGCGCGCTCAACTGCCCCCTACCGCTGACCCCCACCAACCGACCCTCGCCATCGATCACCCGGGTGGGCAGCGGTGGGTCGTGCACCACCGCAGGGGCGGGTGCCGGAAGCCGGCCGGGCCACGGGCTGGGAGTGCTGGACCGGGCGGGCACACCGGCCGCAGCGCCGCCGTCCAGCCGGGTGTCGTAGGGCACCAGCGCCACCCCCTCCCCCGGCGCCCGACCGCCGGCGGGCTCCAACATCAGCACCGCATCGGCACCCAGTAGGCCCTCCACCCGGGCCAGCGCACGACGGGCTCGTTCCGACGCCGAGTCGCGGCCACCCCAAAAACCCAGCTGCCGGCCGGTGGCCGCCACCACCCGGTCGGGCACCAGCTCGAGACGCACCACCCCACCCTGGAGGCGTTCGGCCAACGGTACGCGATGGGCCGGACTGCCCCCTGCACCCCTTCCTGACAGCCAGCCCTCCAGCTGCCAGCGCAGGCGTTGGGCCACCCCGGTGGCGCTCAGCACCCCCTCGTGACGCCAGCATCGCTCGATGCGCTCGCCGTGCTCGGTCTCGGCGATCACCACCACCGACTCGCACGCCAGGCCCCGGGCGGTCAGCGCGCCGTGGAACTCCTCGGCCAGGGCCCGCACCACGAACGCTGCCGCATCCACCCGCTCGGCGGGCGGGTCCAGTTCTCGCATCACCCGCAGATCGACGGGGGGCTCGACAGCGTCAGTGGGCACGTCGTCGTCGCCCCAGGCCAGGCGCCAGGCGTCCAGACCCGCTGCGCCGAAGCGCCCGGCCACATCCGCCGGATCCAGCGCTGCGAAGGCCCCCAGGGTGCGCAAGCCCAGGCGTTCCAACAGGTCGACCAACTCCTCCCGGCGGGCATCATCGCGACGCAGTTGGGCCACCGGTAGCTCGGCCAGGAATGCCGGCGTGGTGCCGGGTCGAACAATCAGCGGGCCATCGACGGCGCGCCGGGCGGCCGTGCGTGCGGCAAAGGCCCCCTCGGCCACGCCCACCCTGACCGCCCCTTCGAACAGCTTCGACCCATCGGACATCGCCTCAGTCGTGAGTTGCAGCACCCGGGTCACGAGCTCTTCGTCACCCCCGAGATGACGGGCCGGTGGTCCGGCAGGAAACGACGCCCGACCCGGCCGGTGCAGTTCGATCCTGGGCGTCACCGCGTCGAGCGCCCGAACCACCGGTTCGAATGCTCGGGCCTCACGAGCGGGGTCACGATCGAGCAGCCGCACCTCGGGACAGCGCGCCTGAGCCTCACGGCGACGGAGGCCGATCGCCACGCCGTCGCGCCGTGCCGCCTGGTTGGCCGCAACCACCCGGTTGGCTGCGAGCACCACCGACGGCTGATCGGACGGTACCCCCCATGCAACCACCGCCCAATCAGGGCACCACAACGACAGCATCCGCTCGGGCCCCCGGTGAGGTCCAGCCGGTTTCGCCACCTGCGGGCCGTTCGACAACCTCGACATGGCGGCAGCCTCAGCCGGTGCCGGTGGGACGCAACGCCACCACCGGGGCAAGCCGACCGACGGCCGCGTGAGCGACCCGCCCGTCGGCGCCGACCAGGCCCTCGCGTTCGAGCCCACTCAGTTCGCCCGGCTCGGGTACCCGCACTCGACCCTGCACATCAGGCAACCAGAGCAGGCTTCGGCCCCCGCCACTGGACTGTCGGCGACCGCCCACAACCACCTCCACCAGCCGACCGGCCAGATGGCCCCAGCCCTGCCCCAGCCCACTCCACTGGAGGGTGCGGGCATGAAGCGACAGCTCGACACCCTCCCAGCGATCATCCGAAGCAGCGGTGAGACCACGCCGCCCCACCTCTCGGGTGACCGCCCCCTGAGCGACCCTCCGGGCGTGTTGAGGCTGTACCCGGATCAACACGCTGCCCCGCTCCCGCGCCCGTGCCCGCAGCCGGCGCACCGCCGAGGCCGCCAGCACCACCTCGGGCCCCACCAGCACCACGTCGGCGGCATCGACCAGGGCCGCCATCACCTCGGTGGCCCGCGACCGCTCGGTCAGCCGGACGACCACCGACCGCTCGGCCACCACACCCAACGCCAGCGCCGCCTCCCAGTTGAACTCGGCCATCCCCACGGCCACCACCCACGAACCGGCCTTGCTCGCCTCCACCGCCAACAAGGCGGCCAACGACAACGCACCACACCGCCCTCCCACCGAGACGGTGGAACCGCGGGACGGCCCACCGGCGGGCAGCATCTGGGCCAGCGCCGGCACCACCGGCAACCGCTGCTGGGATGCCAGGCTGACCGGGGCCAGCCCCGCCGCCAGCTGTCGCACGCGGGCCCGCCGCTCCGCCGGGTCCTCGATTCGGGTTGCCAACGCTGGGATCGACAGGTCGTGTGGGAGCGCAAGGGCCATCGCCACAGCATCGAACACTCGTTCGTTCATGTCAATGGCCGCTGTCCACCGGCAAGACTGAGGGCGTGAATGTTCCGCCGTTGGTCGACATCGGCCCGCTGATGAGTGCCTCACACGGGTCACCGGTGAGTCCGGCCCGGCGACAGGTGTCCGACGCGCTGAACGAGGCATGTGGCACCTGGGGTTTCTTCCGAATCACCGGCCACGGCATCGACCCGGCTTTGTTGCGCAAACTCGACGGGCAGGCCCGCAACTTCTTTGCCCGCAGCGACGAGGAGAAGTCCCAGGTGGCCATGGCCAAGGCCGGGTCGGCCTGGCGGGGCTGGTTTCCGGTGGGTGCCGAGCTGACCTCGGGTCGACCCGACCGGAAGGAGGGGCTCTATATCGGCACCGAGTTGCCGTCGGACGATCCGCGGGTGCTGGCGCAGCTCCCTCTGCACGGCCCCAACCTGTTTCCGGACCACCCCGATGGGCTCGGCCCGGCAGCGATCGACTGGATGGAGGCCGTCACCGAGGTGGGCCACGCCATCATGTCGGGCCTGGCCATCGCGCTCGGGCTCGATCCCCACTGGTTCGCCACACACCTGACCGCCGACCCCACCGTGTTGTTTCGCATCTTCCGATATCCCCCCGACACGCGACCGCCTGACGGCCCAGCGCCCGCTACCGATGCCGATGCGCATCCGAACGCTGCGACGCCCCCTGCCTGGGGCGTCGCAGAGCACACCGACTACGGGCTGCTCACGCTGCTGGCCCAAGACGACAGCGGCGGTCTGGAGGTTCGAGTGGCCGACGGTTGGGTGAAGGTCCCCGCCGAGCCCGGCGTAATGGTGTGCAACCTGGGGGACATGCTGGAGGCGATCACCGCCGGCCGCTATCGCTCGACGCTGCACCGCGTCCGAAACACCAGCGGCCGCAGCCGACTGTCGTTCCCGCTGTTCTTCGACCCGTCCTGGGATGCCCAGGTGCGCCCGCTACCGATCACCGCCGACGATCCGGCGACACCCCCCACCACCTCAGCCCGTTGGGACGGCGCCGATCCGGCCGCCTGGTCCGGCA
Above is a genomic segment from Candidatus Microthrix parvicella Bio17-1 containing:
- a CDS encoding isopenicillin N synthase family dioxygenase, which encodes MNVPPLVDIGPLMSASHGSPVSPARRQVSDALNEACGTWGFFRITGHGIDPALLRKLDGQARNFFARSDEEKSQVAMAKAGSAWRGWFPVGAELTSGRPDRKEGLYIGTELPSDDPRVLAQLPLHGPNLFPDHPDGLGPAAIDWMEAVTEVGHAIMSGLAIALGLDPHWFATHLTADPTVLFRIFRYPPDTRPPDGPAPATDADAHPNAATPPAWGVAEHTDYGLLTLLAQDDSGGLEVRVADGWVKVPAEPGVMVCNLGDMLEAITAGRYRSTLHRVRNTSGRSRLSFPLFFDPSWDAQVRPLPITADDPATPPTTSARWDGADPAAWSGTYGQYLTAKVARVFPELFSSVGP
- a CDS encoding Y-family DNA polymerase, giving the protein MLSLWCPDWAVVAWGVPSDQPSVVLAANRVVAANQAARRDGVAIGLRRREAQARCPEVRLLDRDPAREARAFEPVVRALDAVTPRIELHRPGRASFPAGPPARHLGGDEELVTRVLQLTTEAMSDGSKLFEGAVRVGVAEGAFAARTAARRAVDGPLIVRPGTTPAFLAELPVAQLRRDDARREELVDLLERLGLRTLGAFAALDPADVAGRFGAAGLDAWRLAWGDDDVPTDAVEPPVDLRVMRELDPPAERVDAAAFVVRALAEEFHGALTARGLACESVVVIAETEHGERIERCWRHEGVLSATGVAQRLRWQLEGWLSGRGAGGSPAHRVPLAERLQGGVVRLELVPDRVVAATGRQLGFWGGRDSASERARRALARVEGLLGADAVLMLEPAGGRAPGEGVALVPYDTRLDGGAAAGVPARSSTPSPWPGRLPAPAPAVVHDPPLPTRVIDGEGRLVGVSGRGQLSAPPQAAEVGGVRLEITAWAGPWPIDERWWDATEGRRRARIQAVTADGVARLYTVEAGHWGVEATYD
- a CDS encoding M23 family metallopeptidase, with the translated sequence MNLSPRFPDLSSRVRSVAAGLVVAVALGAAGCVAAPHSAVTTTNAVNGFDRFPVVGPVRYQNDYGFSRGGGSRRHQGVDVMATRGQKVVAIESGTITTRVYSSSCGHSLGISGDDGGYYLYCHMNNYAAGVAKGGRVWAGRPVGNVGSSGNAAYAYPHLHVEVHPGGATGAARNPYERLRDAERRTGVITRPPTGWR
- a CDS encoding sensor histidine kinase; protein product: MTAWSRMSVRGRLTLTVTVASAVALLALSWLMLFWLRGALVSEVARRNDVALDAYVDFARKEPKSVTQLILAQNSEAVTLPVRLLTPLGVGPSDTLAAVAFEPYPTPGMVVPESGRDPLVLALQGRELPREVDRSEFVTKSKRVPTEQGILIVQVATSLSDVNRSVAVVRLALWVVVPSLLVAVGMGSWVMTRRSLEPVADLRRRVGDITSRTLDERLPVPPTDDEVAHLAVTMNAMLDRLEASSKRERQFVSDAGHELRSPVAAIRAQVETALAYPDTADWSSVGVTVLAQGERLDRLVGDLFTLARLEEGAFGPVPDTEVDLDELVLEQVGHLKGRRLDLSGLSAARVHGDAGQLASVVRNLVENAGRHASETVRVSVGTEGDYARMVVEDDGPGIPAEQRDMVFERFGRLEEARSRDRGGAGLGLPLAGRIVARHGGTLELDDSELGGARFEVRLPLAQPEPE
- a CDS encoding response regulator transcription factor, encoding MERAGNAMTGNNGAVRVLVVDDEVELAAAVAHGLREEGFDVDVTNDGKDGYERARSATYDAIVLDILLPGMNGFQVCRSLREAGVWTPILMLTAKEGEYDEAEALDTGADDFLRKPFSYVVLIARLRALTRRVNEGALAPVIVGDLELDPVGRKVRRDGTDISLSPREYGLLEVLMRRAGEAVPKRELLEQVWGQDFAGDPNVVEVYVGYLRRKIDRPFDREDLRTIRGSGYILGKPPAHADTSGG